From a region of the Qipengyuania spongiae genome:
- a CDS encoding type III pantothenate kinase, whose amino-acid sequence MLLAADVGNTNVVFALFDGLTIKTRWRIATDPRRTGDEYAVWLLQLLQIEGFAREDIDAFIIGSVVPRAIHNLSVFSRKYFDVEPIVAGQGSAAWRIAIDVDQPNSLGADRALNAIAAHDSYEGDLVVVDFGTATTFDAVDFTGAYKGGIIAPGINLSLDALVGNTAKLPRIAIEKPATDSVIGRNTEDQMLIGVFWGYVAMMEGLVSRMKDEIGRPAKVVATGGLALLFDEHTDLFDAVDSDLTLRGLAILAGRAVA is encoded by the coding sequence ATGCTGCTCGCCGCTGACGTCGGCAACACCAATGTCGTGTTTGCTCTGTTCGACGGTCTTACGATCAAGACCCGTTGGCGCATTGCGACCGATCCGAGGCGGACTGGCGACGAATATGCGGTCTGGCTGCTGCAACTGCTTCAGATCGAGGGATTTGCGCGCGAGGATATCGACGCTTTCATCATCGGGTCGGTGGTCCCCCGCGCGATCCACAACCTTTCGGTCTTCTCGCGCAAATATTTCGATGTCGAGCCGATTGTCGCAGGGCAGGGCAGCGCTGCCTGGCGAATCGCGATCGATGTCGATCAGCCCAATTCGCTCGGCGCGGACCGGGCGTTGAACGCGATCGCCGCCCATGACTCTTACGAGGGCGATCTCGTGGTGGTCGATTTCGGCACGGCGACCACGTTCGACGCAGTCGATTTCACCGGTGCCTACAAGGGCGGCATCATTGCACCGGGGATTAATCTTTCGCTCGATGCGCTGGTCGGGAACACTGCCAAGCTCCCGCGGATTGCAATCGAGAAGCCCGCAACCGACAGCGTCATCGGTCGCAACACCGAAGATCAGATGCTGATCGGCGTGTTCTGGGGCTATGTTGCCATGATGGAAGGACTGGTATCCCGAATGAAGGATGAGATCGGACGCCCTGCGAAGGTGGTCGCGACCGGCGGACTGGCTTTGCTGTTCGACGAGCATACCGACCTGTTCGATGCGGTAGACAGCGATCTTACGCTGCGTGGCCTCGCGATTCTCGCGGGACGGGCGGTCGCGTGA
- a CDS encoding biotin--[acetyl-CoA-carboxylase] ligase → MAETGSTNADLLAALAEGQRAMEGDWLLADRQVAGRGRQGRAWSDGAGNFMGSTVVSLGDGGPTAETLSFVAGLALYEAVLPFLPTPGTLTLKWPNDLLLEGAKLAGILLERSGETIVMGFGVNLAQAPELTDRPTIALSETGPAVPRDLFAERLAASLATELERWRSFGVELILRRWQAAAHPVGTPLTVSPPGEQEMRGYFAGLEPNGALRLRLADGTIRAIHAGDVMLIDGER, encoded by the coding sequence TTGGCCGAAACGGGCTCGACCAACGCCGACCTGCTTGCGGCTCTTGCAGAAGGCCAGCGCGCCATGGAAGGCGACTGGCTGCTGGCCGACCGGCAGGTTGCGGGGCGGGGGCGGCAAGGGCGCGCATGGTCCGACGGTGCGGGCAATTTCATGGGTTCGACCGTTGTCTCGCTTGGAGACGGCGGTCCAACGGCAGAGACGCTGTCCTTCGTGGCCGGCCTTGCGCTTTACGAGGCGGTGCTTCCGTTCCTGCCCACCCCAGGCACTCTCACGCTCAAATGGCCGAACGATCTTCTGCTGGAAGGCGCGAAACTAGCCGGCATCCTGCTCGAGCGATCCGGTGAGACCATCGTCATGGGTTTTGGCGTCAACCTCGCCCAGGCTCCCGAGCTGACCGACCGGCCGACGATTGCCCTGTCCGAGACCGGTCCGGCCGTTCCGCGCGACCTCTTCGCCGAACGGCTTGCAGCTTCGCTGGCGACCGAACTCGAGCGCTGGCGCAGTTTCGGGGTCGAACTCATTCTTCGCAGATGGCAAGCGGCTGCTCATCCGGTCGGAACCCCGCTCACCGTTTCGCCTCCCGGCGAACAAGAGATGCGAGGCTATTTTGCGGGGCTTGAACCCAACGGCGCGCTGCGGCTTCGCTTGGCGGACGGAACCATCCGTGCCATTCACGCGGGCGACGTGATGCTGATCGACGGAGAACGATAG